The proteins below are encoded in one region of Helianthus annuus cultivar XRQ/B chromosome 2, HanXRQr2.0-SUNRISE, whole genome shotgun sequence:
- the LOC110909579 gene encoding pentatricopeptide repeat-containing protein At2g36240, giving the protein MTFKKLYKPPLLSRQPPPPSTAGNFLPPPPPIDTSLTVSPTLSLTPSNSTTQSQLTNFINTHLKNNNLTPNDLLVFLKTHLHHHPKFAHLDLHVFHHAATLDSFRHDHSTYEWMVRTLAITHRLDPLLSVVDFIVSNPCPCSDGIFSCNRTEPIFRFAINAFCNVGRLDDARQVFDKMRKLVDGKPNVAIYNTMIHSCVKYDKFEKGLEFYKRMVDDRVKPDVITFNILINGYFRNSKFELALEVFKEMRVKGCVPNVVTFNTLIKGFFRERKFKEGIGMALEMIELGCGLSSVTCEILINGLTKEGRVSEACDLVLDFSRKRVLPTKFDYFGLIERLCDQGNVVKARLIVDELWENGNAPSAITCTILIEGLRKIRNVESGHELMDKMLKHDIVPDGVTFNCLLSDLCYSGRTSQADKLRMLASEKGVCIDEVSYNMLVFGFTKEKKRKEGKAIVDEMLDKEFIHDIGTYNRLMKGLGVR; this is encoded by the coding sequence ATGACTTTCAAGAAACTCTATAAACCACCACTACTATCCcgtcaaccaccaccaccgtcaaccGCCGGCAACTTCCTCCCCCCGCCCCCACCAATCGACACCTCACTCACCGTTTCCCCAACCCTCTCACTCACCCCGTCCAACTCAACCACTCAATCTCAACTCACAAACTTCATCAACACACACCTCAAAAACAACAACCTCACCCCTAACGACCTCCTCGTATTCCTCAAaacccacctccaccaccacccgAAATTCGCACACCTTGACCTCCACGTCTTCCACCACGCCGCAACCCTCGACTCGTTCCGTCACGACCACTCCACCTACGAATGGATGGTTCGAACCCTCGCCATCACACACCGGTTGGACCCCCTGTTATCCGTCGTTGATTTCATCGTCTCGAACCCTTGCCCGTGCTCCGACGGCATATTTTCATGCAATCGTACCGAACCCATCTTTCGTTTCGCGATAAATGCGTTTTGTAACGTTGGGAGGCTTGATGATGCACGccaggtgtttgataaaatgcgtAAGTTAGTTGACGGCAAACCAAATGTGGCTATCTACAACACAATGATTCATAGTTGTGTAAAGTATGATAAGTTCGAAAAGGGTTTGGAGTTTTACAAGAGAATGGTTGATGATCGGGTCAAACCTGACGTGATCACTTTTAACATATTGATTAACGGGTATTTTCGCAATTCGAAATTCGAGTTGGCGTTAGAGGTGTTTAAGGAAATGCGGGTCAAGGGTTGTGTTCCGAATGTGGTCACGTTTAATACTTTAATCAAAGGGTTCTTTAGagaaagaaagtttaaagaagGAATTGGAATGGCGCTCGAGATGATCGAATTGGGATGCGGTTTATCAAGCGTAACTTGCGAGATCTTGATTAACGGGCTTACGAAAGAAGGGAGGGTTTCCGAAGCGTGTGATCTCGTTCTCGATTTTTCACGAAAACGTGTTTTACCGACAAAGTTCGATTATTTCGGCTTAATCGAAAGACTCTGCGATCAAGGAAACGTGGTTAAAGCAAGATTAATCGTAGATGAGTTATGGGAAAACGGAAATGCTCCGAGCGCCATTACTTGTACTATCTTGATCGAAGGTTTACGGAAGATTAGGAATGTTGAATCCGGACATGAGTTAATGGATAAGATGCTTAAACACGATATAGTTCCCGATGGTGTGACGTTTAATTGTCTTCTTAGCGATCTTTGTTATTCGGGAAGAACATCGCAGGCGGATAAGTTAAGGATGTTGGCTTCCGAAAAAGGGGTGTGTATTGATGAAGTGAGTTATAACATGTTAGTGTTTGGATTTactaaagaaaagaaaaggaaagagGGGAAAGCTATAGTGGATGAGATGTTGGATAAGGAGTTTATACATGATATTGGTACGTATAATAGGTTGATGAAAGGTCTTGGTGTTAGATGA
- the LOC110909568 gene encoding uncharacterized protein LOC110909568 isoform X1, whose translation MAVVMDLLHRPTKPLITSSPPSISAAHDRNSNHNIHASSRLLPLPNSTTSSFRSHRICSHLAFHASKSGHGCSWMQDNSTYNDIVTNNKRNHGPLHSVFPPRSAESAEVSSVKDLFEFICSGPLIDKLGFTPQTIADSIDKWLENGSQVCKLFQLNDLYLTTPQKARIYHYYIPVFLWCEKQISDHRSTFKDGDDIPPLVIGFSAPQGCGKTTLVFALDYLFKTSGRKSATISIDDFYLTYDDQAKLRENNPGNALLEFRGNAGSHDLSLSVETLQALGKLTKEGMKMKLPRYDKSAYNGRGDRADPSVWPEVEGPLTVNGSNLAWNSDVMDTGAESHVTKEQGKIIIPDSSPICRNILVGNGMYLPIKGSGTGFHPLPNRTYILPNVLYSPQIIKNLISVRRFTRDNQVSVEFDPFGFSLKDLKTKKTLSRHNSTGTLYTFTPPQLPPQATFIASHHLPWHDRLGHPGAQVLDILNRNFNFQCNKDKSHNLCNSCQLSNSKRLPFYSSNTFTFAPFDIIHCDLWTSPITSKTGYKYYMVLIDNFSHFVWVYPLKYKSETFPTFAKFHQLILTQFNRKIKTFQCDLGGEFDNLAFKTFAQQNGLLFRFSCPQTSSQNGRAERMIRRLNDIIRALLIHANLPPSFWVEALHTATYLHNILPTKRLNFYTPTFALYLRHPDYEHLRVFGCACYPNTSATQPHKLHHRSMRCIFLGYPPDFRGYRCLDPTTGKVHISRHVTFDESVFPFTRPTHPLTYDFLDDTTPPGFSFHRPVTQPISQPINQPVNQPVTSPVNQPVNQPTSPPVPTPYQFTYSRRHRTNIQTNTGPSNPSVAIPNQPTTGPSNPTPTPTQTQPITNQHPMTTRSKSRSNPSAIHNTVNLSPVPTSYSKALTDPNWLHAMQTEFTALQDNETWELVPRPLDRPVIRCMWLFRHKFKSDGSLERYKARLVVNGNSQTVGIDCDETFSPVVKPATIRTVLSLAVSRAWSIHQLDVKNAFLHGELHETVFMHQPPGFYDARFPHHVCRLKKSLYGLKQAPRAWYTRFANFITSKGFRSSTCDQSLFVYQQGSSNIAYLLLYVDDIVLTASNDRLLNNIISTLSREFAMTDLGRLHHFLGIKVSQQKNGIFLSQAQYAKDIIARASMSSCKPCSTPVDLSSKLSATDGALFSDPTLYRSLAGALQYLTFTRPDLSYAVQQVCLFMHEPRDPHFAFMKRIIRYLQGTIDYGIRIVRSASSDLVAYSDADWGGCPDSRRSTSGYCVFLGDNLIS comes from the exons ATGGCGGTGGTTATGGATCTCCTGCACCGTCCTACGAAGCCGTTAATCACCTCATCGCCGCCGTCTATCTCCGCCGCACATGACCGGAACTCTAACCATAACATTCACGCATCGAGCAGGCTCCTTCCGCTTCCAAATTCCACCACCAGCAGCTTCAGATCACATCGAATCTGTTCTCATTTGGCATTTCATGCATCCAAATCAG GGCATGGATGTTCATGGATGCAAGACAACTCAACCTATAACGATATTGTAACCAACAACAAAAGGAATCACGGTCCATTACATTCGGTATTTCCGCCTAGATCTGCAGAATCTGCAGAAGTTTCATCTGTGAAGGATCTTTTTGAATTTATTTGCTCAGGTCCTCTTATAGACAAACTCGGGTTCACCCCACAAACAATAGCCGACTCTATTGACAAGTGGTTAGAGAACGGGTCCCAAGTGTGTAAACTGTTTCAACTCAATGATTTATACCTGACAACACCCCAGAAAGCTAGAATTTATCACTATTATATCCCAGTCTTCCTGTGGTGTGAAAAGCAGATATCTGACCATAGGTCCACGTTTAAAGACGGAGATGACATCCCTCCTTTGGTG ATTGGCTTTAGTGCTCCACAAGGTTGTGGGAAGACTACACTCGTCTTTGCTCTAGACTATCTTTTTAAAACTTCAGGGAG GAAGTCTGCAACTATTTCCATCGACGATTTCTATTTGACATATGATGATCAG GCTAAATTGCGAGAAAACAATCCTGGGAATGCTCTTTTAGAG TTTCGTGGAAATGCTGGAAGCCATGATCTTTCTCTTTCTGTTGAAACTCTACAAGCTCTGGGAAAATTGACTAAAGAAG GTATGAAGATGAAGCTGCCCAGATATGATAAA TCCGCCTACAATGGGAGAGGCGATAGAGCTGACCCTTCAGTATGGCCTGAAGTTGAAGGGCCTCTAACA GTTAATGGTTCGAACTTGGCTTGGAACTCCGATGTTATGGATACAGGAGCCGAGTCACACGTCACTAAAGAGCAAGGTAAAATCATAATCCCTGATTCTTCTCCTATTTGTCGTAATATTTTGGTCGGTAATGGCATGTATTTACCAATTAAAGGATCAGGTACGGGTTTCCACCCTTTACCAAACCGAACCTACATACTCCCAAACGTCCTTTATAGCCctcaaataattaaaaatcttatTTCCGTTAGACGTTTTACTCGTGATAATCAAGTGTCTGTcgaatttgacccgtttggtttttcTTTGAAGGACCTCAAAACTAAGAAGACACTATCTCGCCACAATAGTACCGGGACTCTTTACACGTTCACGCCGCCTCAACTGCCGCCTCAAGCCACCTTTATTGCTTCCCACCATCTACCTTGGCATGATCGTTTAGGACATCCCGGGGCGCAAGTTCTAGATATTTTAAATcgtaattttaattttcaatgtAATAAGGACAAAAGTCACAATCTTTGCAATTCTTGTCAACTTTCGAATAGTAAAAGATTACCGTTTTATTCGTCTAATACATTTACTTTTGCTCCTTTTGATATTATTCATTGCGATTTATGGACTTCGCCAATCACGAGTAAAACAGGATATAAATATTACATGGTGCTAATTGACAATTTCTCACACTTCGTGTGGGTTTACCCCCTAAAATATAAATCCGAAACCTTTCCAACTTTTGCCAAATTCCATCAATTAATTCTTACCCAATTTAACCGAAAAATAAAAACCTTTCAATGTGACTTAGGGGGTGAATTTGACAATTTAGCATTTAAAACTTTTGCCCAACAAAATGGTTTGCTCTTTCGGTTTTCTTGTCCTCAAACATCCTCTCAAAATGGAAGGGCCGAGCGTATGATTCGCCGCTTGAACGATATTATTCGGGCTCTCTTAATTCATGCGAATCTACCTCCTTCGTTTTGGGTTGAAGCCCTACACACTGCCACTTACCTTCACAATATCTTACCAACCAAACGCCTAAATTTTTACACACCTACCTTTGCCCTTTACCTTCGTCACCCTGATTACGAACACTTACGAGTGTTCGGATGTGCGTGTTACCCTAACACATCCGCTACCCAGCCTCACAAACTTCACCATCGATCCATGCGTTGTATCTTCCTCGGGTATCCACCCGACTTCCGTGGCTACCGTTGCTTGGACCCTACCACAGGCAAGGTACATATTTCCCGTCATGTAACTTTTGATGAGTCCGTGTTCCCGTTCACACGTCCTACTCATCCTCTCACCTACGATTTTTTGGACGACACTACCCCACCGGGCTTTTCTTTTCATCGGCCTGTTACCCAACCCATTTCTCAGCCCATTAACCAGCCCGTTAACCAGCCCGTAACCAGCCCCGTAAACCAGCCCGTTAACCAGCCCACATCACCACCGGTTCCGACCCCGTACCAGTTTACCTACTCCCGTCGTCACCGTACCAACATTCAAACCAACACCGGCCCATCTAACCCCTCCGTTGCCATCCCAAACCAGCCCACAACCGGCCCATCTAACCCCACACCCACACCAACCCAAACCCAGCCGATTACCAACCAACATCCTATGACAACTCGTTCCAAATCAAGGTCAAACCCTTCGGCCATACACAATACCGTTAACCTTTCACCGGTTCCTACCTCGTATTCCAAAGCCCTAACTGATCCTAATTGGTTGCATGCTATGCAGACTGAGTTTACGGCATTACAAGATAATGAAACATGGGAGCTTGTTCCCCGCCCACTTGACCGTCCCGTCATTCGTTGCATGTGGTTATTTCGGCATAAATTTAAATCGGACGGGTCATTGGAGCGTTATAAGGCTAGGTTGGTGGTTAACGGTAATTCCCAAACAGTTGGTATTGATTGTGATGAGACATTTAGTCCTGTGGTCAAACCGGCCACCATTCGCACCGTTTTGTCTCTCGCAGTATCTCGGGCTTGGTCTATTCATCAACTTGATGTTAAGAATGCTTTTTTACATGGGGAACTACACGAGACGGTATTTATGCATCAACCGCCGGGTTTTTATGATGCACGATTTCCTCATCATGTTTGTCGATTGAAGAAATCGCTATATGGGCTTAAACAGGCACCACGGGCTTGGTACACCCGGTTTGCTAATTTTATCACCTCCAAAGGGTTCCGCAGCAGCACGTGTGATCAGTCCTTATTTGTTTATCAACAGGGCTCGTCTAATATTGCGTATTTATTGTTATATGTGGACGATATAGTTCTCACCGCTTCTAATGACCGTCTCTTAAACAACATTATTAGCACACTCTCTCGAGAGTTTGCAATGACTGATCTGGGCAGGTTACATCATTTTTTGGGGATAAAAGTTAGTCAGCAAAAGAATGGTATTTTCTTATCGCAAGCTCAATATGCAAAGGACATCATCGCTCGTGCTTCGATGTCCTCATGTAAACCGTGCTCTACACCGGTTGATCTTTCATCTAAGTTGAGTGCTACCGATGGGGCTCTATTCTCGGATCCAACGCTCTATCGGAGTTTGGCGGGTGCACTGCAATATTTGACTTTTACTCGTCCCGATTTGTCTTATGCAGTTCAACAGGTGTGTCTCTTCATGCATGAGCCTCGAGATCCTCACTTTGCGTTTATGAAACGTATCATCCGTTATCTGCAAGGTACAATTGACTATGGCATACGGATTGTCCGATCAGCATCCTCTGATTTGGTGGCTTATTCTGATGCTGATTGGGGCGGCTGCCCAGATTCGAGACGCTCCACATCGGGTTATTGTGTTTTCCTAGGTGACAACCTCATCTCATGA
- the LOC110909568 gene encoding uncharacterized protein LOC110909568 isoform X2 produces the protein MAVVMDLLHRPTKPLITSSPPSISAAHDRNSNHNIHASSRLLPLPNSTTSSFRSHRICSHLAFHASKSGHGCSWMQDNSTYNDIVTNNKRNHGPLHSVFPPRSAESAEVSSVKDLFEFICSGPLIDKLGFTPQTIADSIDKWLENGSQVCKLFQLNDLYLTTPQKARIYHYYIPVFLWCEKQISDHRSTFKDGDDIPPLVIGFSAPQGCGKTTLVFALDYLFKTSGRKSATISIDDFYLTYDDQAKLRENNPGNALLEFRGNAGSHDLSLSVETLQALGKLTKEGMKMKLPRYDKSAYNGRGDRADPSVWPEVEGPLTVILFEGWMLGFKPVPSEVVKTVDPQLEIVNKNLEAYYDAWDQFVKSWIIIKIEDPSCVYQWRLQAEIQMREAGNPGMTDEEVLDFVSRYLPAYKAYLPTLYTEGPKGSVSERTLVVEIDEGRNPILAG, from the exons ATGGCGGTGGTTATGGATCTCCTGCACCGTCCTACGAAGCCGTTAATCACCTCATCGCCGCCGTCTATCTCCGCCGCACATGACCGGAACTCTAACCATAACATTCACGCATCGAGCAGGCTCCTTCCGCTTCCAAATTCCACCACCAGCAGCTTCAGATCACATCGAATCTGTTCTCATTTGGCATTTCATGCATCCAAATCAG GGCATGGATGTTCATGGATGCAAGACAACTCAACCTATAACGATATTGTAACCAACAACAAAAGGAATCACGGTCCATTACATTCGGTATTTCCGCCTAGATCTGCAGAATCTGCAGAAGTTTCATCTGTGAAGGATCTTTTTGAATTTATTTGCTCAGGTCCTCTTATAGACAAACTCGGGTTCACCCCACAAACAATAGCCGACTCTATTGACAAGTGGTTAGAGAACGGGTCCCAAGTGTGTAAACTGTTTCAACTCAATGATTTATACCTGACAACACCCCAGAAAGCTAGAATTTATCACTATTATATCCCAGTCTTCCTGTGGTGTGAAAAGCAGATATCTGACCATAGGTCCACGTTTAAAGACGGAGATGACATCCCTCCTTTGGTG ATTGGCTTTAGTGCTCCACAAGGTTGTGGGAAGACTACACTCGTCTTTGCTCTAGACTATCTTTTTAAAACTTCAGGGAG GAAGTCTGCAACTATTTCCATCGACGATTTCTATTTGACATATGATGATCAG GCTAAATTGCGAGAAAACAATCCTGGGAATGCTCTTTTAGAG TTTCGTGGAAATGCTGGAAGCCATGATCTTTCTCTTTCTGTTGAAACTCTACAAGCTCTGGGAAAATTGACTAAAGAAG GTATGAAGATGAAGCTGCCCAGATATGATAAA TCCGCCTACAATGGGAGAGGCGATAGAGCTGACCCTTCAGTATGGCCTGAAGTTGAAGGGCCTCTAACAGTAA TTTTGTTCGAAGGTTGGATGCTTGGTTTTAAGCCTGTTCCTTCTGAAGTGGTCAAAACCGTTGACCCGCAG CTAGAAATAGTGAATAAAAACCTAGAGGCTTATTATGATGCATGGGACCAGTTTGTGAAATCATGGATTATTATCAAAATTGAAGACCCGAGTTGTGTTTACCAATGGCGGTTACAG GCGGAGATTCAAATGAGAGAAGCTGGAAATCCCGGGATGACTGATGAGGAG GTGTTGGATTTTGTATCTAGATATTTACCAGCATACAAGGCATACCTGCCTACACTCTACACTGAAGGACCGAAGGGATCGGTTTCTGAACGCACCCTTGTTGTTGAAATTGATGAAGGAAGAAATCCAATCCTTGCTGGCTAA